CCGTGGCGCATGGACTGGAGGTTGGCCTTCGCCGCGGCCTGGAACAGCTCGTCCCACGAGCCCGCCGCCACGTCCAGGGTGATCGGCACGAGCTGCGCGAACGACCCCAGCGCCCCGCGGGTGCCCGGCCGGTTGCGGTTGCGCGCGACGACGCCCAGCGGGCACCGGTCGGTGCCCGCCCGCTCCGCCAGCACCGCGCCGAACGCCGCGTAGAGGACCACCGCGGACGTGGTGCGGTGGCGGCTCGCCAGGACCGGGAGGGCCGCCGTCACGCGCTGGGAGGTGAAGGCCGCGTACCAGAACCGGTCGCCGTCCTGCGCCGGGTGCGGCGGGCCCGGGAACAGGGTCGGCGGCATCGCGGTCAGCTGGCGGTGCCAGTACTCGCGGGCCCGCGCGTCGACGGCCAGGCCGCGCGGTGAGGACTCGTACGCGGCCTGGTCGAGCGGTTGGACGCCGGGGTCGAGGTCGGCGCCCGGGTCGCCCAGCACGGCGGCGAAGGTCTCCAGGCCGTACGCGTCGGAGACGATGTGCGAGCACGCGAACGCGATCGCGGTCACCTCGTCGTCCGCCACGACCAGGGCGAAGCGGACGGGCCACTCGTCGGCCAGGGCGAAGTCCGTGGCCCCCATGGCCTGCAACGCCTCGTCCGCGTCCGCCTGGTCGACCACCCGCACCTCGACCGAACCCGACGGGTCGACGACCTGGTACCACTCGCCGCCGCGTTCCTCGTACCGGGTCCGCAGCACGTCGTAGGTGCCGAGGAGCCGGCCGATGAAGGCCCGCGCGGACGGGACGTCCAGGCGCGCCTTCAGGTCGCACCGGACGGACAGGTTCTCGGCGCTGGCGCCGGGACCGAGCATGGTGAGGATGCGAAGTATGCTGGCCTGACCCCAGGTCAGCCGGGCGGTGCCGGCCCGGCAACCGCTCACCGAGACCGCGACAGCGGACATCCGGACTCCTCGTCGACGGGTGGCGGGTTTCACCGGGCCACGAGCGGGGACACCGTGGCGACGATGCGCTCCAGGCTGGCGAAGTTCTGCGGGTCCAGCAGGTCGTCGGGGATGGCGATGCCCAGCTCGTCCTCCAACGCCATGAGCAGGCTCACCATCTCGACCGAGGTCATGCCCTGCTCGCGCAGGTCCGCCGCGTCGTCGTCGACCGGCTCCTCCGCCAGCACGTCGGTGACGGCCGCGACCACGACCGACCGCAGGTCTTGGCGCTCCACGGTTTCCTCCCTCTCCACGAACTCGAAGAACTCGAAGAACTCGAAGCTGTCGGCGGTCAGGGGCCGGTCATCATCGACCTGGCGATGTCCCAGGCGATCTCGGCGCGGTCCGGGTAGCCGTGCTCCTGGAACCACATGGCGTCGTCCACGGTGCGCACGAGGCACCACTTGTAGGTGGTGTCCGGGTCGAGCGAGGCCAGTTCGGCGAACCGCAGCACGCGCCGCCGGACGGCCGCCCCGGTCGGGTCGTCGCCGCGGATCTCCGCCCAGCGGTTGCGCAGCAGCGGCACCACCTCGTAGGCGGGGTCGCCGGCCAGCGGCTTCGGGTCGATGGCTGCCCACGCCCGCTCGCCGCGGCCCAGGATGTTGGCGTAGTGGAAGTCGCCGTGCAGGGTCGACGGCTCGACCGCGCAGGTGGCCAGCTCCTCGCACAGCTCCACGGCGCGGGACAGCATCTCCTCGCTGCACGGCCGGTCCAGCCGCTTCCAGTCGTCGAGGAACTCCTTGCCCCAGCGGGCCGCGGTGTCGCCGGCGTTGTTCAGGCCCTCGACCGCGGGCACCCGCAGCTCCGCGAGGATGACGGCCGCGATGTCCAGTGCCTCGTCGATCGGCACGTCGAGGAGGGTCCGCCGCTCGTCCAGGCGCTCCAGCAGCATCGCGCCGACCCGCTCCTCGGACCGCAGCAGGGCGACCGCGCCGCGGCCCGCCCAGGCGCGCAGGCCCAGCGGTTCCGCGCGGGTCTCGTCGTCGACCCAGCCCACCTTCAGCGCGCCGCGCCCCTCCTCGGTGCGCACCCGGAGCACGACGGCGCACATGCCGTAGAGCGGTGCCCCGTCCAACCGGAGCCGCCACGCTTCCAGCAGCTCGGCGACGGTCGACGGGAGCTGTGCCACCCAGCGGCGGGCCGGTTCCCCCTCTCGCGCGATCATCATGGCGGCGAATTCCTCGGAGACCTCGAACAACTCACTTCTCCAGACTGGGCAAGGCTTTTTCCGGCAACGGTCGGGGGATGCTAGCGGCTCGGGCGTACGTCGCGGCCTGCATCGCGTAGAGCTGCGCGTACAGGCCGCCCGAGCGGATCAGGTCGTCGTGGCCGCCCGCCTCGGTGATCCGCCCGTCGGCCACGACCAGGATCAGGTCGGCCATCCGCACGGTGGAGAACCGGTGGGACACCAGCAGGGTGATGCCACCGGTCGCCGCGGCCACCCGCCTGGCGTTCGCGGCGTACCGCTCGAACAGCCGCTGCTCCGCCTGGGCGTCCAGGGCCGAGGTGGGCTCGTCCAGGACGAGCAGCAGGGGCTGTTCGCGCATCATCGCCCGGCCGAGGGCGACCTTCTGCCACTGGCCACCCGACAGCTCGGTGCCCTCGGTCCAGGTCTTGCCCAGCTGGGTGGCCAGGCCGTCGTCGAGCCGGTCCAGCAGGTCGTCCGCGCGGGCCCGGCCGAGCGCGGCCAGCACCGCGGGATCGTCGTCGACCCTCGGCAGGTCGCCGACGCCGACCGCGTGCCGCGCGGTCAGCTCGAACCGGACGAAGTCCTGGAAGGCCGCGGTGACGCGCCGCCGCCAGGCCCGCGGCGCGATCCGGGCCAGGTCGACGCCGTCCACCGCGATGGTGCCCTCGGTCGCGTCGTAGAACCGGCAGAGCAGCTTGGCCAGCGTGGTCTTGCCCGCGCCGTTCTCGCCGACGACCGCGACGACCGACCCGGCGGGCAGTTCGAGGTCGACGCCGGTCAGGACCGGCTCGCGGGTACCGGGGTAGGTGAAGGAGACCCCGCTCAGCGTGATGCCGCGGCGGATGCGCTCGGGCGGGGCGGCGTCCGCGCCGACCGGCTCCTGCGCGCGGATCAGCTCGCGCAGCCACCGCAGCCCGGTCATGGTGGCGGACGTGCGCCCGAAGCGCTGCAGCAGCTCCACCCCGGCGCTGACCTGCTGGTGGACCTGGGCGGCCAGGGTGAGGACGAGGACCACGTCACCGACGCCGCTGTCCCCGGCCACCGCCTGCCGCAGCACGAGCAGCACCGCCACCACGTACGCCGCGGCGAAGGCGACCTGGCTCGCGGCGATCAGCGCCGCCGCGGACGCCTCGCCCTTGAGCAGCACCCGCCCGGCCCCGGCCCAGTGCCGCACGTGCCGGCGGCGGATCTCCCCCTGCAGGTTGTGGAGCTGGAGTTCCTTGACCGGGCCGGCCTGCGTGGAGAGCCGGAACAGGTGCTCGCACAGCCGGGTGTCCTCGGCCGCGGCCCGCTTGGCCCGGTCGACCCGGCGCTGGGCGAACTGGCCGGCCACCACCGGCGGCACCGCGGCGACCGGGAGCAGCAGCAGCCACGGGCTCAGCGCGGCCAGCAGCACGCTGGTGATCGCCATCGTGACGACCAGCGACAGCGCGGTCATCAGGCCGATCACGCCCTCGCCGAACTGCGGCAGCTCCCGCCGCAGCAGGGCGATCCGGTCGGCGTGCTCCGCGCGTTCGTGGTGGGCCAGCCCGGCCGACCCGTTGGTCAGCTCCACCAGCTCGGCTTCGAGCGAGAGGGTCGCCAGCTCGGCCACCTCGGCGTAGGGCACGTAGGCGAAGTGCTGCAGCACCAGCGCGCCGATGACGCTGACGGCGACCAGCACCCCGGCCGTGAGGGCCGCCGACCCGTCCCGGGCGACGAACGCGTCGACCGCGCCCCGCAGGGCCAGCGCGACCAGCGGCCACGAGACGCCGGCCAGGACGGTCAGGCCGAGCGCCAGCGCGATCCTGCCCCGGCTGGTGCGCCAGGCCAGCGCGACCATGGCCACGGCGTTGGTGAACAGCCCGCCCGTCACCGGGTCCTCCCCGCGTCCTGGGCGAACTGCTCCGCCTGGAGGTGGTACAGCTCGGCGTACCGGCCACCGCGGGCCAGCAGCGCCTCGTGGGTGCCGTCCTCGACGACCCGCCCGCCGGCCAGCACGACGATGCGGTCGGCGTGGCGGACGCTGGAGAACCGGTGGGAGATCAGCAGGGTGGTGACCCCGCGGGTGCGCTCGGCGAACTCGTCGAAGAACGCCGCCTCGGCGCGCACGTCGAGCGCCGACGTCGGCTCGTCGAGCAGCAGGACCCTGGCGCCCGCGGCGACCGCGTACAGGGCCCGCGCGATCGCCACCCGCTGCCACTGGCCGCCCGACAGGTCCGCGCCGCCCCGGTACTGCCGCGACAGCACCGTGCCGTAACCGCCGGGCAGGCCCGCCACGACCCCGTCGACGTCCGCCCGGCGGGCCGCGGCGACCACGCGGCGGTCCGCGTCGTCCGCGTCGAGCGCGCCGAAGGCGATGTTGTCGCGGACCGGCAGCTCGTACCGGTTGAAGTCCTGGAAGACCACGGCGAGCTGCCGGCGCCAGGACGCCACGTCGAGCTCCCGCACGTCCACCCCGTCCACGAGCACCGCGCCGGACGTGGGTTCGTAGAGCCGGCCCAGCAGCTTGACCAGCGTGGTCTTCCCGGCGCCGTTGAGGCCCACGAGCGCGGTGCACTCGCCGGCCCGCAGCGTCAGGTCCAGGCCGTCGAGCACGAGCCGGTCGCTCCCGGCGTACCCGAACGACACGTCCCGGAACCGGATCTCGCGGCGGGGCAGCCCCCGCGCGTCCGCGCCGCCGGGGCTCTCGGTCGCCACCTGCTCGTCGACGTGCCGCTCGAAGTCGGCCAGGGCCCGCGCGGCCAGCATGCCGAACTGGGTCGCCACGTCCGCCTCCTGGTAGAACTCCCCGAGCAGGGCGGCGCCGACGGTCGCCTGCAACCCCAGCAGCAGCGCGGTCAGCGACAGGGAGTCGGTCACCGCCGAGCGCAGCATGAGCGCCACGGTCGCGCTCAGCAGCACCAGGCCGATCGCGGTGAACCACACGAACCGGTGGACGTTGTAGACGCGCCGCGCCCGCCACAGCGGCAGCAGCGCCGCCACCGAGCTGGACCGGTAGCGCTCGACCACCCACCCGGTCAGGCCGAAGACGCGCAGCTCCTTGGCCGTGGACAGCTCCATGCCCACGTCCCGGAAGTAGTCGCTCTCCCGGCGCAGCGGGCCGATCTCCGGCCACAGCCGGGTCCACATCCGCAGGCCGCCGCGGTGGCCGTAGCGGAAGACCATGGTGCCCGCGCACACCGCGACCGCCGACCACCACGACACGGCCACGCCGATCACCACGCCGAAGCCGACCAGCCGCACGTACCGGGCCACCAGCGCGAGCGTCCCGGCCACCGCGTCACCGGGCGTGTGCTCGCCGCGGAGCAGGGTCTCCGTGGCCAGGTGGAGGTGCTCCCGGCTGCGCTCGTCCTCCACCGGGCGCAGGGACGCGCTCCGCGACACCACGGCGATGACCTCGGCGTAGAAGTGCCCGTCCACCCGGTGCTTGACGACCTGCGCCAGCGCCGTCTGCACCGGGGCCAGCACCTGCTGGGCGACGAAGCAGCCGGAGGCCACCAGGAAGGCGGTGACCAGGGCGTCCCACGCGGCGCCGCCCGTGCCGGCGGCGACCGCCTCGGGCACGTGGCCGACCAGCCGGGCGGCGGCCACCACGAAGGCGACCGGCAGCACGCCGAGGGCGGTGTTGGTGAGCAGGCCCAGGGCGAGCACGCCGGCGCCGGCCACGCCCAGCCTGCGCACCAGGAAGAACCGGGGCTCGACCGCTTCCGCCCAGTACCGCCGGGCACGGGAGTTCTCAGGCATCGACCTCGACCTCGCCGGGGGTGAGCGCTTCGAGCAGCATGAGCGAGCAGGAGTGCGGGCTGGTGGCGACGACGAGCACGACGTCACCGGCGGCCCGGCCCGGTTCCCCGAGCCACAGGCCCAGGGTGTGCAGGCCGTCGGCGGCGAAGCAGTGCCCGACGTCGGTGGCGCGCGGTCGGTACAGCGCGGTGTCCCGGCCGCCCACCGCGGACCGGAACATCTGGGCCACGTTCAGGCCCACGTTGCTCGTGATCACCGAGGTGCAGCCCTCGCGCGCCAGGCCGGCTTCGGCGAAGAGCCGGTCGCTGAGCGCCCGCAGCGCGGTGACGTGGTGGCGGGCCCGCAGCAGCGGTGGCGCGCCGGGCGGT
This portion of the Saccharothrix syringae genome encodes:
- a CDS encoding condensation domain-containing protein; its protein translation is MSAVAVSVSGCRAGTARLTWGQASILRILTMLGPGASAENLSVRCDLKARLDVPSARAFIGRLLGTYDVLRTRYEERGGEWYQVVDPSGSVEVRVVDQADADEALQAMGATDFALADEWPVRFALVVADDEVTAIAFACSHIVSDAYGLETFAAVLGDPGADLDPGVQPLDQAAYESSPRGLAVDARAREYWHRQLTAMPPTLFPGPPHPAQDGDRFWYAAFTSQRVTAALPVLASRHRTTSAVVLYAAFGAVLAERAGTDRCPLGVVARNRNRPGTRGALGSFAQLVPITLDVAAGSWDELFQAAAKANLQSMRHGAYDPRTRFAVTREVELARGTPLDLTLWFNDTRGAREAAPVLDPAAPLPAGEAAWVRRTPHGDSTVFVYAYDDPAGTGLWTMFDTTRIPLADAEALLGAVEEKLVRAALA
- a CDS encoding phosphopantetheine-binding protein, coding for MERQDLRSVVVAAVTDVLAEEPVDDDAADLREQGMTSVEMVSLLMALEDELGIAIPDDLLDPQNFASLERIVATVSPLVAR
- a CDS encoding aminoglycoside phosphotransferase family protein; the encoded protein is MMIAREGEPARRWVAQLPSTVAELLEAWRLRLDGAPLYGMCAVVLRVRTEEGRGALKVGWVDDETRAEPLGLRAWAGRGAVALLRSEERVGAMLLERLDERRTLLDVPIDEALDIAAVILAELRVPAVEGLNNAGDTAARWGKEFLDDWKRLDRPCSEEMLSRAVELCEELATCAVEPSTLHGDFHYANILGRGERAWAAIDPKPLAGDPAYEVVPLLRNRWAEIRGDDPTGAAVRRRVLRFAELASLDPDTTYKWCLVRTVDDAMWFQEHGYPDRAEIAWDIARSMMTGP
- a CDS encoding ATP-binding cassette domain-containing protein; this translates as MTGGLFTNAVAMVALAWRTSRGRIALALGLTVLAGVSWPLVALALRGAVDAFVARDGSAALTAGVLVAVSVIGALVLQHFAYVPYAEVAELATLSLEAELVELTNGSAGLAHHERAEHADRIALLRRELPQFGEGVIGLMTALSLVVTMAITSVLLAALSPWLLLLPVAAVPPVVAGQFAQRRVDRAKRAAAEDTRLCEHLFRLSTQAGPVKELQLHNLQGEIRRRHVRHWAGAGRVLLKGEASAAALIAASQVAFAAAYVVAVLLVLRQAVAGDSGVGDVVLVLTLAAQVHQQVSAGVELLQRFGRTSATMTGLRWLRELIRAQEPVGADAAPPERIRRGITLSGVSFTYPGTREPVLTGVDLELPAGSVVAVVGENGAGKTTLAKLLCRFYDATEGTIAVDGVDLARIAPRAWRRRVTAAFQDFVRFELTARHAVGVGDLPRVDDDPAVLAALGRARADDLLDRLDDGLATQLGKTWTEGTELSGGQWQKVALGRAMMREQPLLLVLDEPTSALDAQAEQRLFERYAANARRVAAATGGITLLVSHRFSTVRMADLILVVADGRITEAGGHDDLIRSGGLYAQLYAMQAATYARAASIPRPLPEKALPSLEK
- a CDS encoding ABC transporter ATP-binding protein; translated protein: MPENSRARRYWAEAVEPRFFLVRRLGVAGAGVLALGLLTNTALGVLPVAFVVAAARLVGHVPEAVAAGTGGAAWDALVTAFLVASGCFVAQQVLAPVQTALAQVVKHRVDGHFYAEVIAVVSRSASLRPVEDERSREHLHLATETLLRGEHTPGDAVAGTLALVARYVRLVGFGVVIGVAVSWWSAVAVCAGTMVFRYGHRGGLRMWTRLWPEIGPLRRESDYFRDVGMELSTAKELRVFGLTGWVVERYRSSSVAALLPLWRARRVYNVHRFVWFTAIGLVLLSATVALMLRSAVTDSLSLTALLLGLQATVGAALLGEFYQEADVATQFGMLAARALADFERHVDEQVATESPGGADARGLPRREIRFRDVSFGYAGSDRLVLDGLDLTLRAGECTALVGLNGAGKTTLVKLLGRLYEPTSGAVLVDGVDVRELDVASWRRQLAVVFQDFNRYELPVRDNIAFGALDADDADRRVVAAARRADVDGVVAGLPGGYGTVLSRQYRGGADLSGGQWQRVAIARALYAVAAGARVLLLDEPTSALDVRAEAAFFDEFAERTRGVTTLLISHRFSSVRHADRIVVLAGGRVVEDGTHEALLARGGRYAELYHLQAEQFAQDAGRTR